CAGGCCGTGGCGGTCCGCTCCGAGCTGGGTGTCTCATCGGCGACGGTGCGGAACACGATGAGCGACCTCGAGGCTCGGGGTTACCTCTTCCACCCCCACACCTCGAGCGGGCGGGTTCCGACCGACCTGGCGTATCGGGTCTATGTCGACCGCTTGATGCGTCACGCGCCCCCGAGTGAGGAAGCCGTCGAGCGGCTCAAGACCGAGGTCGGCGCGGTCAGTGTCGGGGGCGGCCCGATCGAAGAGATCCTCCGCCGGGCGGCGCAGGTGCTGGGGGTGCTGACCCAGGAATTGGGCGTCGCGGTGGCGCCGGCGCTCGATCGGGCCATTCTCGAGCGGCTGGAACTCGTCCGCGTCAGCTCGGAGCGTCTCCTGGTGGTGCTGACCCTGGAGAGCGGATTCGTCCGCACCATTTTCGTCGAAGTGCCCACAGCGGTTGCTGCGGAAGTCGTCGAACATGTCACCCGCATTCTCAACGAGCGGCTGGCCGGCCTCCCGCTCCGCGAAATCCGGGCGTCGGTGCAGGAACGGTTGCGCGACGCCGACGGCACCGGCCGGGCCGCCGGCCTGCTCAATGTGTTCGTGGCCCAGCGGGAAGGTGTCTTCGATGCCGAGGTGAACGACGGGGTGCTGCTCGGCAGTGCGCAGCTGCTTGCTGAGCAGCCGGAGTTTGCTTCCAACGAGCGGATGCGCGCGCTGCTGGAGCTGACCGAGCGGCGCGACCTGCTCCGCGATGCGTTCGAGGCGCACCGCAGGCGGGGCGTTCGGATTA
The Gemmatimonadales bacterium genome window above contains:
- the hrcA gene encoding heat-inducible transcription repressor HrcA, which produces MPRLDELSEREARILDTIIQLYVEHAEPAGSQAVAVRSELGVSSATVRNTMSDLEARGYLFHPHTSSGRVPTDLAYRVYVDRLMRHAPPSEEAVERLKTEVGAVSVGGGPIEEILRRAAQVLGVLTQELGVAVAPALDRAILERLELVRVSSERLLVVLTLESGFVRTIFVEVPTAVAAEVVEHVTRILNERLAGLPLREIRASVQERLRDADGTGRAAGLLNVFVAQREGVFDAEVNDGVLLGSAQLLAEQPEFASNERMRALLELTERRDLLRDAFEAHRRRGVRITIGAENDDPRLAGLTVVTATYRRGDLTGVVGVLGPTRMPYDKIIGLVDHTSRLVEGLLT